Part of the Perognathus longimembris pacificus isolate PPM17 chromosome 1, ASM2315922v1, whole genome shotgun sequence genome, GTTAAGACCCATATAAACCCAGCCCCAAATCCAGTCCCTCGCACAATCTCCATACCCATGGGAAGGTCTGTGTCCCTTGCTAGCAATAGACAGTCCTAGCCTATTGAGAATCAAGTCCAGTCTCTAAGGtccgtccctggaaggctccatgtagatgcccccacctcattaagtctccacccagttacttgggtaagcagcagacctggaggcagttaccttccctttccctgaggtcacatcctaatccacctggccacaccccttgcccctgccctagataaagcagggctgggtgggggtcgccctcttctctcccatctctctctctctcctctctctcccttctctccggccatggatcatcttggccacaggccagcagttcggtaataaactttctctcctgcctgaataccgcgtggtgttctcctttaccggctacctactttaaaaaacctaacacagtctattccttttccattctcctccattttcctaacatatggtgctgaagacccaggagaggaaaaacaCCAGGAGTAACTGGGTCCCCTCTGCTAAGGGGCCATACACCTCCATGGTGCCTTTCTGCTACCCTCCCTCTCTTTACAAGGCCCTTCTCCACCGGGAGCAGAGCCCTCTGAACTTACTTCCAGCTAACGAGCTGCCTGAAATGACCCTGTGGCCTCACATCTACATAAGTGGTGCATGCTCATGGAGGCCATCCTCATGGCTTGAAGTAGTATTGGCCACCTGTATAAAGCCAGAGAaggttttatctctcccctcatccTCTCTCCCCTACCCTGCCCCCAGACTCTTGATCTCTAGGCAGGAGATTTTTTCACCATTTGGTACCTGACTCCATCCGCCATCCAAAAGCCTTCAGAACAAGGTAACCAACCACAGTCCATGGCAGAGGCACCCTGACAGAAACCTAGGGACTCCAggagtccctccctccctgtctgtagGGTCTCCAGAGACTTCAGGAATCTCCTCtttgctgaccccccccccccacccaacacCCTTTAATTAGGACATTTAGGGACACCCTCTCTCAATTATTGAGATCCATTTGTTTGCCTTCCAAAGCCTTGGGGATGCCTGAAGCTGTGGGGCAGGTCTCATAGTCCTACCAATTTTTCCAAATTGTCTCCCAGAGACATCCTATTGGCTTGCCTCTGGTCTAATCTTAAGGCTCTCGGGCTGACTGATTTACAGTCAAAGAAAACTGGTTTGTCTGTCTGCTGAAATCTGGCCTCACTAAACAATGGCCACATTAGCCTGAATTCAGAACCCTCAGCTTTATTCTTACTGATTCAAACAATTTCTCAACAAAACAGCAAGGAGTCTGAGGTCTCCTTCACCCAAGCCCTACTCTACCTCCACTCTAAAGAGGTCCATCCCCCTGCTCATCCTATTCTGCCTACTAAGCCCTTCTCTATCTTGGCTCCAGAAAACGCTCGTCCTGCCCTGCTCACCAAGATCTTCTCTGTCATAGCCTCCCAGCCATCTCCTCTAGCTGTCTTGCAGCAGCTcaatctgtctctctctgccccctTCTTTCTAAGCTGTTTTCCACTTTTGCTCTAATAGCTACATTCTTCCCCTCTGCAGTTAGTAAACTGTCTGTCCTCCCTCTGTGCCTGCCTGCCATACCTGAGTGGCTGACACAGGGTGGGGGTAGGTGCAAGCTTCCAAAGGTAAAGCAACTTTCTTTGTCTTATAAATGTAGTCATAGCAACAAACTAACACCCTTGTTTGAACTCCATCACTGACAGTGGCTGGTCAGCAAACACACTGGGGccagcttctctttctctctccttttcccaccCAAAAATCCCATAATGAGATACCACTTTCCTCTATTtataccaaaacaacaacaacaaaaagcctggcCAGGCCTAACCACAAGAGTTTTCAGTCCTGGCCATCCCTCCCACTTCACTTCTAGGAGCTGCATATTATCTCTAGCCTGCAGCTACAATCATAAATCTTAGACCCACCACAATGGAATGCTTGAGTCTCACTTATCCCATGACATGAACCAGAACATAGAGTATTCCCCACCCTCCATGAAACGTTCCCTCTTCTAGCCCCCTAACTTAATAAATACCTTGTTAAAAAAGACAAGACAGgctgcttctctctcctctctctctctctctttctctctctctctttctctctctctctttctctctctctccctccctccctccctctctccctcatgaGAGCTAGCCTGTCAGCCTCTGCCGACAATAAAGTCCTTTGCTTTACATAACTTAGTGTCTGCATGGGGTTCTGGCCTGAAGCTTTCAGTGGATTCTCATTTGACCTCCTCTTTCCCACCAAGCCTTACCAAAATTGTCTTAAAGGGTTTCTGTTCTGGTTAATTTTGTTTGGTATTGACTGTTTTTCTAGCATTAACCAAATGGTTCTAAACTTACGGCcaattttcttcaaaaaaaaaaaaaataagggcacCTTAAAACtttgtgcacagtgtgtatgtgtgagaaaaTGTTCAAAGTAGTCTAATTGTAATACATAAAAACTGTCATCATGGTGTAAAAAGTAATCTTTTCTACTTTTGGTACTGATATTTCCTGCAATTATTTGTAACTCTTGTGTTAATGGAGTTAATTATCAAGTGTGCTGCTTGTTAAAAGGAGAAATTTTCATCAATGGAAGTATAAAAGGAATGAGACTCAGATTTGCACCTATCCAACTGTGATGGGCAAAAGCAGTAAGgagaaatgtaaagaaagaggaaagttagtaaagAACGCCTTGAGAAAGGAATTCAGGAAACaaaaaatggtttcctctggataagaaaggatttggaaagtaAGTATTGTCTTTAATGTTTGTTCCAAAAATGGAGGAAGATAAACCCCAGAAGATTTGAGTATGTAGCAGATGGTATAAATGTTATTATGTAATTAAGTTGGCTGTGGTTTCAAtaaggtaaaaattaatacactgATGTAAAATCCGCATTttctttcagtcctgggccttgaactcagggcctaagcactgtccctggctgctttttgctcaaggctagcactcagccacttgagccacagcatcacttctgtccattttttatatgtgtggtgctgaggaatcgaacccaaggcttcatgtataccagacaaacactcttgccactaggccatattcccagacccagcaTCTCATTCTTTATAAGTAATTGTTTGTGTAAACCAAAGTTCACTTAAGTGTTTGTTTATATCAGGGTCTTTCAAATAAACACTTTTTAACTCAGATGCCATTTTCCCTGTTTAATAGGTAATCTTCCTTGGATATAGAGATAGAAGGACACCAACTTCTGTATTCTTCCTTGTAATCACAAAGGCTTAGTGACACCTACAATGTCTTAACCTCAATTAGTACCCTAAAGTGTCACATGCAATTCAGAATAACTATATTTCtatttgatctccttgttgcttcaATTGGAAGTAAGGGGCGATTCTagggatcatgcttcaaagccagcccaggcagaaaaatccccgtgagactctcatctctaaataACTAGCAGAAttctggaagtgctgctgtggctcaaagtggtacaatactagccttgagcagaagtgctcaggagaGTACCCCCACCTTGAGTCCAAATTCTGTGACTGACAAAAGagatgccaactgggacaagccaTCCTAGACTCAGGGGAGcaaagccagtcctggagttAGAAATaatggtgtcacatcctaaatggagtcactttgcaCTCACCGTTTCAAAATTAACCAGGGCTGGaagatcaaaagaaaatagttaagcATGCCAATCTAATTTTCATACCTGATTACTTTCTAACTAGACAGGAACTTACAGtcttgcctttgttacctgcTATTTCTATTTCTAGTGAGTCTTGGACTCAGGATTGTTTGCATTGGTACCTTACTGGGTCTCCCATCCACACTCTATAGTGCAGACAGATATCCATAGTCCATTATAGGAAATGATCAAGGCCTCTTACTAATCCCTAAACACTCCAACACAGCCCCAGATTCCAACTGCTTATTCTTTACAAGTCTACTATGCTCTCCTCTACCCAATCACAAGAAACCCTAAatactcccttcctgcccccagtccagttacaTGGAAATTCCTCCTTCCCTGTAATGGGCTACAAATGGGGTTATGCTCCAAagagaacttttctggcttgtgcccagggtataTTTTCCATTGTCATTCATATCAACTGGTCCTTCCACCTTGTCAGCCTTTGGCTGGATCTCACCTTTTTCAAAAGTTTCTCTTTAACAAGATAACAGCCCTCACTCAGGATACTACCTGGAAGGAAGTCAAGGCCATTCTATTACTGCAGGCgactggaggcttcacttacactgccCTGTCCTGCCTGGCACAGACCTGGACCCTAAAGAcaccagccccagtgactcctcgaTGCCCCCATGTCAGTAGGAAGTAGTCAGAAAAGCCCACAATGTCCCTCAGTCTTTTATATTCCTTCAGGGTTTAAAATGATGAGAATCTGTTTTGTTCTCATTGAAGGATTTACCTCTCCCCTCTGAGCCCAATCttttatgtatctaaagatggaatatgaggACTGACTCCACCTATTTACCCAGGTCAAGCACAACACAAGGTGCACACTCACGTGCTTGTTGGCAGGCAGGACACTTGGCTTAGCTGAAAGCCCCATCACCCCAGGCAGAGCATtccactctgggcctggccaaggacaccacTGCCCTTGGCTCCCGGGAGACCCTATCATCTCACTCCAGGTGGAGTATTCCACTCTGGACCTGGCCAAATACACTGTCCTTAGCCCACAAGAGACCATCgcctatttattttcttctctcctcctcctcctcctcctcctcctcctcctcctcctcctcctcctcctcctcctcctccttttttctttttgccattcctgggccttggactcagggcctgagcactgtccctggcttctttttgctcaaggctagcactcttccacttgagccacagtgccatttctggccattttctatatatgtggtgctggggaatcgaacccagggcttcatgtatatgaggcaagtgctcttgccactaggccatcttcccagcccctattcattATTTTCTAAGGCTTCCTAGCTAAGACCCATATAAACCCAGTCCCAAATCCAATCCTTCACACAAACTCCATactgcaggaaggtctgtgccccttgctggcaataaacagtcAGCCCATTGAGAATCAAGTCTGGTCTATTCCTTTCCTGTTGTCCTCCATTTTCATAATGGTGGAACGGTCTAAGATCCCAGCTATGGGGGgtgcataggtaggaggatcacttgGCAAAGGCACAAGACCCtaccttaagaaaaataaataaagcaaaaaaggaataAGGCATGGCTCATAGAGCACCTACCTAAGAAGCATAAAattctgtgttcaaatcccagtactaccaaaaaaggaacaagaaaacagaaggaatgtGAGGATGCAATCTACTGTCTATACATGTATAAGAGATCAAGTATATAAAATCAGACAGATAGAGGACTGGGGATGCAGCTCAATCTTAGAGTTCATGAAGGTGCCAGGTTCCATCCTCAACCCAAGAAGCAACtcccacaaaacagaaaaagtcccAAGCTAGAGAGATAGGATTTCTAGGTTCCAGTCCAGTAAATAAGGATCTGGGAAGTTGCCAGCTAATGTGAACAAGAGTTGAAAAACAAATGACTTTCCATAGACCTGTCAGAGGAGGGAGATCAGGGGACCATTCACCCCTAAAGCACAGGGGATAAAAGTCACAACctactaggcaggaaaatccatgctgCCATTGATGAACTGATGGAGGCTCAGAGGTGAGTAATACAACAACCAAACATAGTGGtagggccaggtgctagtggttcatgcctgtaatcctagctactcaggaggctgaaatatgaggatctctgcataaaagtccatgatacttttatttcccattaaacaccagaaaactggatgtggatctgtgactcaacatggtagaggactagccttgagtgaaagagctcaaggacagcacccaggccctgaggtcaagccccagaacacatatacatacacatacacacacaaacacagaggagAGAGGAATATTTAAAACTGTCTTATTTTAACTTCATTTATGACTTCTTGGTTTATAATAGAAATCTCTGAAACTAGAAAGCAATAAGGAGAAGtggagacaaaacaaaaacaggaaaaaaaaagaatatctgtgAACTAATTGGAAAATACCCAAAGAAGACAGGAATAGAAACAATATTTGAAGAAGTTACAGCTGAGAATTTCCTCCAGAGTAACATCTATCATGAAATCACTGACGAAGAAACTCAGAGCTGGGTAAAAGTAGTCCATCCTTGAAATCCCAACTACGTAGGTAtcatggggtccccccaagggaggggaccacaatgtaatggggtgggggagggaaatcccccacccctccaagagtccaccactcagagacagtctcagacaaaaagatggatttattggggaagtaaaaagtatactggccagccagggtcatggcccagactcgggagctggaaccaagACCATAAAAAGTAGACTGGCCTGCCAGGGCGGAACCCCGCGGCCCGGGCCACACTCGGGGTcgagttataaaggcaaataccacatggtcaaacctgccacacacaggtggccaatgaagttacaacacttagagagcatgccaggtcactcacaggtggccaatggaattagtctgtctcatagtaactgtttgaaccaacctatcattttagactTGGCCaacggatttggtggggctcacatgatgcaggcagatacgcctactcatgggagggcacaggtgtaACCTTGGACGTTCccctactcaggtggtcaagcagtttacccaatcttatcacagcggaaggggaacttccctggttAGGGCAGGGGagatagtgaagatggagttggcttctgctctttaatctgagatggagttaatctgacacccctcaacagccaatgatggtgctgggcagatctgacctccatattacagtaggaagcagaaatcaggaggatcacagtttgagaccaacctgggcacaaagttaatgagacttcacattaatgaataaaaaaagctgggtggAGCGCAGAGCGGTTTGGTCGTTCGTTGGGATACTATGGTCCCTGAGCTCGCCAACTGCACCTCTTCACTGAGGAACAGCGGTGGCGCGGTGGTCCGAGGAGCGGCCTGAGACTTCGGCTTTGGGTGAGAGAAAATGGCTCGAACCAAGCAGACTGCTCGTAAATCCACCGGTGGGAAGGCCCCGCGCAAGCAGCTGGCCACCAAGGCTGCCCGGAAAAGCGCGCCCTCTACCGGCGGGGTGAAGAAGCCCCATCGCTACAGGCCCCGCACTGTGGCTCTTCCAGAGATTGGTCCTTATCAGAAATCCACTGAGCTGCTCATCTGGAAGCTGCCTTTCCAGAGGTTGGTGAGAGAGATCGCTCAGGATTTTAAGACAGGCCTGAGGTTTCAGAGTGCTGCCATCGGTGCGCTTCAGGAGGCTAGTGAAGCATACCTGGTGGGTTTGTTTGAAGATACCAATCTGTGTGCCATCCACGCCAAGAGAGTCACCatcatcggggctggggatatggcctagtggcaagagtgcctgcctcatatacatgaggctctgggttcgattccccagcaccacatatacagaaaatggccagaagtggcgctgtggctcaagtggcagagtgctagccttgagcaaaaagaagacagggacagtgcccaggccctgagtccaaggcccaggactggcaaaaaaaagaaaaaagaaaaaaagaaagaaacaagagagtCACTATCATGCCCAAAGACATCCAGTTGGCTCGCCCGATACGGGGAGAGAGAGCTTAAGTGAAGGCAGTTTTTTTATGGCGTTTTGTAATAAATTCTGTAAAATACTTTGGTTTAatttgtgacttttttgtaagAAATTGTTTATAATATGTTGCATTTGTACTTAAGTCATTCCATCTTTCACTCAGGATGAATGGGAAAGTGACTGTTCACAGATCTCAGTGGTGCGCACTGGGCTCAGGAGTGACAAGTTGCTAATATGCAGAAGGGATGGGTGATACTTCTTGCTTCTCATGATGCATGTTTCTGTATGTTAATGACTTGTTGGATAGCTATTAAGGTACTAGAGTTGATAAATGTGTACAGGGTCCTTTTGCAATACAACTGGTTATGACTTGATCCAAGTGTTTAACAATTGACCATACATCACTGTGATAGAATGTGGGCTTTTTCAAGGGTGAAGATACAAGTCTTAACCACAGTGTAACTTAcagtttctttaagaaaaaaaaagtaaacctggCAGCTATAGAATATACTATGTGTATTTATAATAGCTATTTTATATATTGTAGTgtcaacatttttaaattaaatgttttacATCCACAAGTGGTGGGGAGTCTTGTCATTAAGGTGTGTATAATTTAGAGTCCAGTTGGTGTTCTAACTAGACTGCACTTGTTTTCATAGTATAATGCTGTATGCATATTAATACCCTGCATAAGTCCTCATTCTACCACATGTGAACTAACCTTTTAGCTGATAATGCAAACACTAACGGGGATTTTATTTATAAAGGGCTCTAGAATACAAGTTTTTCACACCAGCATCATCTGTTACTAATCTAAGCTAGTTAGTGCCGCTTTTCATTGTGTTGTGGTTGATTTCATAACTAGGCTTGaggttctttttctcctttgaggAAATACCAAGGTTTGTTCTTTTCCTTGTGGAGTTTAGTGTAAACTTGGATGGGGGAGGAGCATTGCAGATGCAGCTAATTAGCCCCATGCAATTCAAGATGGTGTTTGGTTAGGTTACTTCTGGTTACTGTCCTAGGAAAACCCTTTTTCTAGAGATGGCCTTCCAAATTCATCCTTCTATTGAAGTTTTTAGGTCAATTATGTATGATGAGTAAATTTTACAAATAAACTTGTttatccaacttaaaaaaaaaaaaaggtgggtgtgctggtacatgcctgtcatcccagctgctcagggaaGCCTGTCCAGGCCAGAGCAAGCATAAATGTAACCCCCTATTTGAAAAACTAACACAAGAATT contains:
- the LOC125351196 gene encoding histone H3.3A-like, whose translation is MARTKQTARKSTGGKAPRKQLATKAARKSAPSTGGVKKPHRYRPRTVALPEIGPYQKSTELLIWKLPFQRLVREIAQDFKTGLRFQSAAIGALQEASEAYLVGLFEDTNLCAIHAKRVTIIGAGDMA